The following coding sequences are from one Megamonas funiformis window:
- the phoU gene encoding phosphate signaling complex protein PhoU, whose translation MANRIKYINELDCLIRDVELVGAQLQEALDEVINNLVEKNEILAKKIIKNDVWFNKAEHDINEKCLRLVLTQAPVATDWREIASIMKMIGDIERMADHCADISKYTMSLAKEETVTLPDYFGDMVNVMREMVFDSVKCFRDSDVDLAKKIIETDNVVDNYFKRFREDIARLIKENPQNVEAYLNYLMIGKYVERIADHSTNVAEWIIYIVKNELK comes from the coding sequence ATGGCTAATAGAATAAAATATATAAATGAATTAGATTGTTTAATTAGAGATGTAGAATTAGTAGGAGCACAACTTCAAGAAGCTTTAGATGAAGTTATAAACAATTTAGTAGAAAAAAATGAGATTTTAGCAAAAAAAATCATAAAAAATGATGTATGGTTTAATAAAGCTGAACATGATATCAATGAAAAATGTTTGCGTTTAGTATTGACTCAAGCACCTGTAGCTACAGACTGGCGTGAAATTGCTTCCATCATGAAAATGATTGGTGATATTGAACGTATGGCTGACCATTGTGCAGATATCTCTAAATACACTATGAGCTTAGCAAAAGAAGAAACTGTAACATTGCCAGATTATTTTGGTGATATGGTAAATGTTATGCGTGAAATGGTTTTTGATAGCGTAAAATGTTTCAGAGATTCTGATGTTGATTTAGCTAAAAAAATTATTGAAACAGATAATGTAGTAGATAATTACTTTAAAAGATTTCGTGAAGATATAGCTAGATTGATTAAAGAAAATCCACAAAATGTAGAGGCATATCTCAATTATTTAATGATTGGTAAATATGTAGAACGTATAGCTGACCATTCTACAAATGTAGCTGAATGGATTATCTATATTGTTAAAAATGAATTAAAATAA
- the pstB gene encoding phosphate ABC transporter ATP-binding protein PstB — MANNADIKFNVDNLELFYGNFKALKGIDMEIKKNEITALIGPSGCGKSTFLKTLNRMNDLEDGVKVTGRIHLDGVDIYKEMDSITLRHRVGMVFQQPNPFPKSIYDNVAYGPRIHGIRKKSQLDEIVERSLRQAAIWDELKDRLNKSALGLSGGQQQRLCIARTLAVQPDVILMDEPTSALDPISTMKIEDLALELKKDYTIVIVTHNMQQASRISDKTAFFLLGELIEYGETTELFANPKNPKTEEYITGRFG; from the coding sequence GTGGCTAATAACGCTGATATAAAATTTAATGTTGATAATTTGGAATTATTCTATGGTAATTTTAAAGCCTTAAAAGGCATTGACATGGAAATCAAGAAAAATGAAATTACTGCTCTTATTGGGCCATCTGGTTGTGGTAAATCTACATTCTTAAAAACTTTAAATCGCATGAATGATTTAGAAGATGGTGTAAAAGTAACAGGCAGAATTCATTTAGATGGTGTAGATATCTATAAAGAAATGGATTCTATTACACTTCGTCATCGTGTAGGTATGGTATTCCAACAGCCAAATCCATTTCCAAAAAGCATCTATGATAATGTAGCTTATGGACCAAGAATTCATGGTATTCGCAAAAAAAGCCAATTAGATGAAATCGTAGAAAGAAGTCTTCGTCAAGCTGCTATTTGGGACGAATTAAAAGACCGCTTAAATAAATCTGCACTTGGTTTATCTGGTGGTCAACAACAACGTTTATGTATTGCAAGAACTTTAGCAGTTCAGCCAGATGTTATCTTGATGGACGAACCTACTTCTGCTCTTGACCCAATTTCCACAATGAAGATTGAAGACTTAGCACTTGAATTGAAAAAGGATTATACAATTGTAATCGTTACACATAATATGCAACAAGCAAGCCGTATATCCGATAAAACAGCATTCTTCTTATTAGGTGAGTTAATCGAATACGGAGAAACTACAGAGTTATTTGCAAATCCTAAAAATCCAAAAACAGAAGAATATATTACTGGTAGATTTGGTTGA
- the pstA gene encoding phosphate ABC transporter permease PstA, with protein sequence MSVIQRAKFMDKLMTGFFYVVAGFFLLLLLAFTLYVIIKGFANFTPNMFSFTRNGIGNLFFNTIYLVFLSLLVSVPLGIAAGIYMAEYAKPGKTTKFLRICIETLSSLPSIVVGLFGYLVFIVMTGSQWNLFAGALAVSILSLPLITTVTEDAFRSLPPGYKKGSMGMGATLWQTIRYVMLPACMPRIMTGVILAAGRGFGEAAALLYTAGMSTDIVWSNWNIFSPTCPLNPFRPGETLALNIWASRTEALAPNAADIANLSSAILMIMVFSFSIGARFLSSYLDKKNGGK encoded by the coding sequence ATGAGCGTAATTCAAAGAGCCAAATTTATGGATAAATTGATGACTGGCTTCTTTTATGTTGTCGCTGGTTTTTTCTTATTATTATTGTTGGCTTTTACTTTATATGTAATTATTAAAGGTTTTGCAAATTTTACTCCGAATATGTTTTCCTTTACTAGAAATGGTATAGGTAATCTATTTTTTAACACTATTTATTTAGTATTTTTATCTTTGCTTGTAAGTGTTCCTCTTGGGATTGCAGCTGGTATTTATATGGCTGAATATGCAAAACCAGGAAAAACTACAAAATTTTTAAGAATTTGTATTGAAACATTATCCTCATTGCCATCTATCGTTGTAGGTTTATTTGGTTATTTAGTATTTATTGTAATGACAGGTTCTCAATGGAATTTATTTGCAGGTGCTTTAGCTGTATCTATTTTGAGTTTACCTTTGATTACAACAGTAACAGAAGATGCTTTCCGCTCATTACCTCCTGGATATAAAAAAGGTAGTATGGGTATGGGTGCTACACTTTGGCAGACTATCCGTTATGTAATGCTTCCTGCTTGTATGCCTCGTATTATGACAGGTGTAATCTTAGCTGCTGGTCGTGGCTTTGGTGAAGCTGCTGCACTTTTATATACTGCAGGTATGAGTACAGATATCGTTTGGTCAAATTGGAATATTTTTTCCCCAACATGTCCGCTCAATCCATTTAGACCAGGGGAAACTTTAGCACTTAATATCTGGGCATCAAGAACAGAAGCTTTAGCTCCTAATGCTGCAGATATTGCAAATTTATCCTCAGCAATTTTGATGATAATGGTATTTTCATTTAGTATAGGTGCTCGTTTTTTAAGTAGTTATCTTGATAAGAAAAATGGAGGAAAATAA
- the pstC gene encoding phosphate ABC transporter permease subunit PstC — translation MESSHTAVYRQNNIWRGIITACGLLMIIITLAIGAFLCYKGVGIFTTYGHSVGEFLFSSQWAPADNAQGGGKVGAAIFIFGSIITCALALLISTPFSIASAIFMTEISPGIGRKILQPAVEIFVGIPSVVYGWIGLTILVPFIKDLFDLKFGFSVLAASIVLAVMIYPTITSLSADAIRSIPKSFRQASYGLGATRWQTISQVVIPASKSGLMTAIVLGLARAFGEALAVAMVIGKMKAFPESLLSPTTNLTAAIASDMGGAMEGSEYNIALWSMALLLFIISLVFIFIIHYISAKGGHKA, via the coding sequence ATGGAATCATCACATACAGCTGTATATCGTCAAAATAATATTTGGCGAGGGATTATCACAGCTTGCGGTTTATTAATGATAATTATAACCTTAGCCATTGGGGCATTTTTATGCTACAAAGGTGTAGGTATATTCACTACATATGGTCATAGCGTGGGTGAATTTTTATTTTCTTCACAATGGGCACCAGCCGATAATGCTCAAGGTGGCGGTAAAGTCGGTGCAGCAATATTCATTTTTGGTTCAATTATCACTTGTGCTTTAGCACTTTTGATTTCAACACCATTTAGTATTGCAAGTGCGATTTTCATGACAGAAATTTCTCCAGGGATTGGTAGAAAAATTCTTCAACCAGCTGTAGAAATTTTTGTAGGTATTCCTTCTGTTGTATATGGTTGGATTGGTCTTACAATTTTAGTTCCATTTATCAAAGATTTATTTGATTTAAAATTTGGTTTTTCTGTACTAGCAGCAAGTATTGTTTTAGCAGTAATGATTTATCCAACAATTACTAGCTTATCTGCTGATGCGATTAGAAGTATTCCAAAATCTTTCCGTCAAGCATCTTATGGTTTGGGTGCTACTCGTTGGCAGACAATCAGTCAAGTTGTAATACCAGCATCTAAATCCGGTTTGATGACTGCTATTGTTTTAGGTCTTGCTCGTGCATTCGGTGAAGCTTTGGCAGTAGCAATGGTTATCGGTAAGATGAAAGCTTTTCCAGAAAGTCTTTTATCCCCAACTACAAACTTAACAGCAGCTATTGCTTCCGATATGGGTGGGGCGATGGAAGGCAGTGAATACAATATAGCTTTATGGTCTATGGCTTTATTGTTATTCATCATTTCCTTAGTATTTATCTTCATTATTCATTATATTTCAGCTAAAGGAGGCCATAAGGCATGA
- a CDS encoding phosphate ABC transporter substrate-binding protein: MNWKKLASLGVVAMMSLSILGCGSDTASNDKAASSSSLSGSITGSGSSALLPLAKDAADKFKELHPEVSITLNGGGSGTGLKQVADGSVDIGNSDVAADTKLDKAVADGLVDHKVCVVTMAPVVNKDIAATVKSLTKQQLTDIFTAKITNWKEVGGPDEEIVLITRPSTSGTRALFKEFALGGAEEASNKSLETDDSGTLLQSIKDNKGAIGYVALSYLVNNQDVATVSVDGVAPTLENTYNGTYPVWGYEHMYTKGEPNATVKAYLDFIMSDEYGKSMEAQGYGVTSKMQVQR; encoded by the coding sequence ATGAATTGGAAAAAATTAGCATCTCTTGGCGTTGTCGCAATGATGTCTCTTAGTATTTTAGGTTGTGGTAGTGATACTGCTTCTAATGATAAAGCTGCATCTTCTAGCAGTCTTTCTGGTAGTATTACAGGATCAGGTTCTTCTGCGTTATTACCTTTAGCTAAAGACGCTGCTGATAAATTTAAAGAATTACATCCAGAAGTTTCTATCACATTAAATGGTGGCGGATCTGGTACAGGTCTTAAACAAGTTGCTGATGGCTCTGTAGATATCGGTAACTCTGATGTAGCTGCTGATACAAAACTTGATAAAGCTGTAGCTGATGGTTTAGTTGACCATAAAGTTTGCGTTGTAACAATGGCTCCAGTAGTAAATAAAGATATTGCAGCAACTGTAAAATCTTTAACAAAACAACAATTAACAGATATTTTCACTGCTAAAATCACAAACTGGAAAGAAGTTGGCGGTCCTGATGAAGAAATCGTATTAATCACTCGTCCTTCTACATCTGGTACTCGTGCATTATTTAAAGAATTTGCTTTAGGTGGAGCTGAAGAAGCTTCTAATAAATCCTTAGAAACAGATGACTCTGGTACTTTACTTCAGAGCATTAAAGATAACAAAGGTGCAATTGGTTATGTAGCATTATCTTATCTTGTAAACAATCAAGATGTTGCAACTGTTTCTGTTGATGGTGTAGCTCCTACTTTAGAAAACACATACAATGGTACTTATCCTGTATGGGGTTATGAACATATGTATACTAAAGGCGAACCTAATGCTACTGTAAAAGCATATTTAGATTTTATTATGTCTGATGAATATGGTAAATCCATGGAAGCTCAAGGTTACGGTGTAACTAGCAAAATGCAAGTTCAGAGATAA
- a CDS encoding GNAT family N-acetyltransferase, protein MYIRNYQKNDLKNIIFLFKETVHSINSKDYTQEQVKIWAPENIDEKSWHLSLLSHYTLVAIDKEKIVGFVDLDENYVDRLYIAKDYQRQKIATRLMDKIENHAKKQGQISLYSHVSITAKKFFLDRGYIVNKEQYVEKQNILFKNYVMEKFL, encoded by the coding sequence ATGTATATAAGAAATTATCAAAAGAATGATTTAAAAAATATTATTTTTTTATTTAAAGAAACTGTGCATAGTATAAATAGTAAAGATTATACACAAGAGCAGGTAAAAATATGGGCACCTGAAAATATTGATGAAAAAAGTTGGCATTTGAGTTTGTTAAGCCATTATACATTGGTAGCTATAGATAAAGAAAAGATAGTGGGCTTTGTCGATTTAGATGAAAATTATGTAGATAGATTATATATAGCAAAAGATTATCAGCGACAAAAAATAGCAACTAGATTAATGGATAAAATAGAAAATCATGCTAAAAAACAAGGTCAAATATCTTTGTATAGTCATGTATCTATAACTGCTAAAAAATTTTTTCTAGATAGAGGTTATATCGTAAATAAAGAGCAATATGTTGAAAAACAAAATATTTTATTTAAAAACTATGTAATGGAGAAATTTTTATAA
- a CDS encoding phosphoethanolamine transferase, translating to MILIDKFKLNLKKIYNGFKNIILNPGKIIDLCWQKIFKVIEQEFFFISLMMIFNFMPYLYLFCLYNQYENAIGGLFKPFSVIIFMGLIINFLHGKLKKCLKYFILSISMILSLMELFIIGKYYTFTTAGIISVIIGTNLHETIEFITMYFSWSYLIFIIALAVIIYLLNYISRKVKLNNKLVILFLPYFCLYSLFYVIIPGKNLTECLTFTRLIAPVEQAVEDAIAFREIYTNMQNNVQIVDKGRDIPNIVFILGESTSKGHMSLYGYPLETTPKMDKMAKNNEIYVFKDVISPHAYTIGSLREVFTFHNYEATNKWYECNNLFDIMKKAGYKTYWLSNQETSGQWANVALAYANRCDYKKFTGIRQSYEKSYRADGELLPLLYEAMNNNSDKNFYVLHLMGCHGEYENRYTPDFAKFSDVDETKGIIKTQEAKTKRAQYDNAILYNDTIVTQVMEAFKDKDAIVIYMPDHGEEVYDLKNFNGHSDDNPTKSMLEIPFVIYTTEKFKQKYPLVDAQIRASVDKKYMTDDLIHTILDITGIKTPEFQETRSIINPYYNQERKRIFLDKDYDNWQ from the coding sequence TTGATTTTAATAGATAAATTTAAATTAAATTTGAAAAAAATATATAATGGTTTTAAAAATATAATATTAAACCCTGGAAAAATAATAGATTTATGTTGGCAAAAAATATTTAAAGTCATAGAACAAGAGTTTTTCTTTATTAGTTTAATGATGATATTCAATTTTATGCCATATTTATATTTGTTTTGTTTATATAATCAGTATGAAAATGCCATAGGTGGTTTATTTAAGCCTTTTAGCGTGATTATTTTCATGGGATTAATTATAAATTTTCTACATGGTAAATTGAAAAAATGCTTGAAGTATTTTATTTTAAGTATAAGTATGATTTTATCTTTGATGGAATTATTTATAATTGGTAAATATTATACTTTTACTACAGCAGGGATAATAAGTGTAATCATTGGTACAAATCTTCATGAAACGATAGAATTTATCACTATGTATTTTTCCTGGAGCTATTTGATTTTTATAATTGCTTTAGCTGTAATTATTTATTTATTAAATTATATAAGTAGAAAAGTAAAATTAAATAATAAATTAGTTATTTTATTTTTACCTTATTTTTGTTTATATAGTTTATTTTATGTAATCATACCTGGGAAAAATCTCACAGAATGTTTGACTTTTACAAGGCTTATAGCACCTGTAGAACAAGCCGTAGAAGATGCGATAGCTTTTCGTGAAATTTATACAAATATGCAAAATAATGTGCAGATAGTGGATAAGGGCAGAGATATACCAAATATTGTATTTATTTTAGGTGAGTCAACATCAAAAGGTCATATGAGTTTATATGGTTATCCATTAGAAACAACGCCAAAGATGGATAAGATGGCTAAAAATAATGAAATCTATGTTTTTAAAGATGTAATCAGTCCCCATGCTTATACTATCGGTTCACTTCGCGAAGTATTTACTTTTCACAATTATGAAGCCACAAATAAATGGTATGAGTGTAATAATTTATTTGATATCATGAAAAAAGCAGGTTATAAAACATATTGGCTTTCTAATCAAGAGACTTCAGGTCAATGGGCAAATGTGGCACTTGCTTATGCTAATCGCTGTGATTATAAGAAATTTACAGGAATTAGACAATCATATGAGAAATCTTATCGTGCTGATGGTGAATTATTGCCTTTATTATATGAAGCCATGAATAATAATAGTGATAAGAATTTTTATGTATTGCATTTAATGGGTTGTCATGGTGAATATGAAAATAGATATACGCCAGATTTTGCTAAGTTTTCTGATGTAGATGAAACAAAGGGAATAATAAAAACGCAGGAAGCAAAAACGAAAAGAGCACAGTATGATAATGCTATTTTATATAATGATACGATTGTAACTCAAGTTATGGAAGCTTTTAAGGATAAAGATGCTATAGTTATCTATATGCCAGACCATGGTGAAGAAGTCTATGATTTGAAAAATTTCAATGGTCATAGTGATGATAATCCTACTAAATCCATGTTAGAAATACCATTTGTTATTTATACTACAGAGAAATTTAAGCAGAAATATCCTCTAGTAGATGCACAGATTAGAGCTTCTGTAGATAAAAAATATATGACAGATGATTTAATTCATACTATTTTAGATATTACAGGGATAAAAACACCAGAATTTCAGGAAACGCGAAGTATTATAAATCCATATTATAATCAAGAGCGAAAGCGAATTTTCTTAGACAAAGATTATGATAATTGGCAATGA
- the hemL gene encoding glutamate-1-semialdehyde 2,1-aminomutase has product MLNLEKSSQAFAQAKEVMPGGVNSPVRSFARVKCDPPFIAKASGSKIYDIDGNEYIDYVGSWGPMIVGHAHPNVVKAIQEATTRGTSYGAPTLLETQLAKKVIELMPSIEKIRMVNSGTEATMSALRVARGYTGRDKIVKFIGCYHGHADSLLVKAGSGAATFGQPDSPGVTKGTAKDTITVPYNDIEAFVNLMNEQGDEIAAVIVEPVAGNMGLVLPKQGFLSTLRKETEKHGTVLIFDEVMCGFRVALNGAQAAYGIRPDLTCLGKIIGGGLPVAAYGGKREIMDCVSPKGPVYQAGTLSGNPLAMTAGIATLDIISADPAWGKADYTRELSIKTKHVLQGFAKAAKDAGVKVQLHQAGSMFGVFFNENDVYDYATSESSDQEAFGVWFMSMLEQGIYLAPSQFETLFMSGAHSDDDIVKTIDAAEVAMKKVAEFLNNK; this is encoded by the coding sequence ATGCTTAATTTAGAAAAATCTTCTCAAGCTTTTGCGCAGGCTAAAGAAGTTATGCCAGGTGGGGTAAATAGTCCTGTACGCTCTTTTGCTAGAGTGAAATGTGATCCACCTTTTATAGCTAAGGCTAGTGGCAGTAAAATTTATGATATTGATGGTAATGAATATATTGATTATGTAGGTTCTTGGGGTCCAATGATAGTTGGTCATGCTCATCCAAATGTAGTGAAAGCAATTCAAGAAGCAACAACTCGTGGTACAAGTTACGGTGCACCTACATTATTAGAAACACAACTTGCTAAAAAAGTAATAGAATTAATGCCTTCTATTGAAAAAATTCGCATGGTAAATTCAGGTACAGAAGCTACAATGAGCGCTCTTCGTGTGGCTCGTGGTTATACTGGTCGTGATAAAATTGTAAAATTCATCGGTTGTTATCATGGTCATGCTGATAGCTTACTTGTAAAAGCTGGTTCTGGTGCAGCTACTTTTGGTCAGCCAGATAGCCCAGGGGTAACAAAAGGGACAGCTAAAGATACAATTACAGTTCCATATAATGATATTGAAGCTTTTGTTAATTTGATGAATGAACAAGGCGATGAAATTGCAGCTGTAATCGTTGAACCAGTTGCAGGTAATATGGGTCTTGTACTTCCAAAACAAGGCTTCTTATCTACACTTCGCAAAGAAACAGAAAAACATGGTACTGTACTCATCTTTGATGAAGTAATGTGTGGCTTTAGAGTAGCGTTAAATGGTGCTCAAGCAGCTTATGGAATTAGACCTGATTTGACTTGCTTAGGTAAAATTATAGGTGGTGGTCTTCCTGTAGCAGCTTATGGTGGTAAACGTGAAATCATGGATTGTGTATCACCAAAAGGCCCAGTTTATCAGGCTGGTACATTGAGTGGAAATCCACTTGCTATGACTGCTGGTATTGCTACACTTGATATAATTTCTGCTGACCCAGCATGGGGCAAAGCTGATTATACACGTGAATTATCTATTAAAACAAAACATGTTTTACAAGGTTTTGCCAAAGCAGCTAAAGATGCAGGTGTAAAAGTACAACTTCATCAAGCAGGTTCAATGTTTGGTGTATTCTTCAATGAAAATGATGTATATGACTATGCTACATCTGAAAGCTCTGATCAAGAAGCTTTTGGCGTATGGTTCATGTCTATGCTTGAACAGGGAATATATCTTGCTCCATCTCAATTTGAAACATTGTTCATGTCTGGCGCTCATAGTGATGATGATATTGTAAAAACTATTGATGCTGCAGAAGTTGCAATGAAAAAAGTAGCAGAATTTCTTAATAATAAATAA
- a CDS encoding type II secretion system protein GspD: MKNLIKKYLILLVVILGIICSNILSVSANELEAVDVDIRNLLTSIALANNLNIVISDEVQGNVSVKLSNINAQDMIKIIVANNNYTYQFKDNVIYISKGDKDINLYTVQINYLELDKIAQTINLMLTGNLPDKIDDKDKKTAINNKVMIDESENTISFYGTLKQYEQIKNFLQEQDKPQKQVSLEAKVTAIQKDAAKDLGVSWEWSKLPQSPEHEITYDTVKHTVINEDGSKEEITDYLPVDEVTRKWNDDENIPGVIRFGKGVDGYPYEFYYAAKIDALISDGKANILARPNITTIQGKEAVINIGSEVPVPTVSTTNSTTTTSIKYREAGIILKCTPRVNEDGIITVKVHTEVSSPMYVEDMKAYRFQKRSADTIVRLKDGQTMVIGGLIGSDEAKQMSKIPFLGDIPILGNLFKHIQKSKSDTEVMIFLTAHEVND; encoded by the coding sequence ATGAAAAATTTAATTAAAAAATATTTGATACTATTAGTAGTAATTTTAGGGATAATTTGTAGCAATATACTATCTGTAAGTGCTAATGAATTAGAAGCAGTAGATGTAGATATTAGAAATTTACTCACAAGTATAGCTTTAGCAAATAATTTAAATATAGTAATAAGTGATGAAGTACAAGGAAATGTATCTGTAAAATTGAGTAATATAAATGCTCAAGATATGATAAAGATTATCGTGGCAAATAATAATTATACGTATCAATTTAAAGATAATGTCATTTATATAAGCAAGGGAGATAAAGATATAAATTTATATACAGTGCAGATAAATTATTTAGAATTAGATAAAATAGCACAAACTATAAATTTGATGTTAACAGGTAATTTGCCTGATAAAATAGATGATAAAGATAAAAAAACAGCCATAAATAATAAAGTGATGATTGATGAAAGTGAAAATACAATAAGTTTTTATGGAACTTTGAAACAATATGAACAGATAAAAAATTTTTTACAAGAACAAGACAAACCGCAAAAACAAGTTTCATTAGAAGCAAAAGTAACGGCTATTCAAAAAGATGCTGCTAAAGATTTAGGTGTGAGCTGGGAATGGTCAAAACTTCCCCAATCACCAGAGCATGAAATAACTTATGATACAGTAAAGCATACAGTAATAAATGAAGATGGTTCAAAAGAAGAAATAACAGATTATTTACCTGTAGATGAAGTAACGCGTAAATGGAATGATGATGAAAATATTCCTGGGGTAATTCGCTTTGGCAAAGGTGTAGACGGCTATCCTTATGAATTTTATTATGCTGCTAAGATTGATGCTTTGATAAGTGATGGCAAGGCAAATATTTTAGCGCGTCCAAACATCACTACCATACAGGGAAAAGAAGCTGTGATTAATATAGGTAGTGAAGTTCCTGTGCCTACTGTGTCAACAACAAACTCAACGACTACAACTTCAATAAAATATCGTGAAGCTGGTATTATTTTAAAATGTACACCAAGAGTAAATGAAGATGGTATAATCACAGTAAAAGTACATACTGAGGTAAGTTCACCAATGTATGTAGAAGATATGAAAGCATATCGTTTCCAAAAGCGTTCAGCAGATACAATAGTTCGCCTAAAAGATGGTCAAACTATGGTAATTGGCGGTTTGATTGGCAGTGATGAAGCAAAACAAATGAGTAAAATTCCTTTTTTAGGAGATATTCCAATATTAGGCAATTTATTTAAACATATACAAAAGAGTAAAAGTGATACAGAAGTTATGATTTTTTTGACAGCACATGAGGTAAATGATTGA
- a CDS encoding glucose-6-phosphate isomerase — protein MSIKLKSGFTFDYDNLFGEGKVTKADIEAFGEKLKEAHKAMNVMRETGVIKGHLSKDGEPEKVLFSQCPYIQEGPLNSPESMKRLQDLRESVRNRVDAVVSLGIGGSYLGNKVLFDIQCGEFWNSKSTEERNGYPKFYFSGNNIDPRRTKDLIDNLEDCAEITKTHYKRNYKVMLIVISKSGGTLDTMSNFMVVYDALKKNPQIEVEVVAVTDPNLEKPTLLKQMAIDHNWPQFSVPDGVGGRFTVFTDVGLTTAACIGFDIDEFLRGARDMDEACKSDNVWENPAMLNAALKYIASEKYGRHIEVMMPYGDYLESLSMWYIQLLAESLGKQFDKEGNEVCYGRTPVVALGTRDMHSQTQQHQEGMLDKVVQFIRVEKWENDLVIPNVFPEVKKLADISGVTMGDALEVARQSNADALASNKRFNALFSLPEMNAYHLGELLYMLAMSVAYEGEFANVDAFDQPGVEAYKRIMGPKLQELKAKQ, from the coding sequence ATGAGTATCAAATTGAAATCTGGCTTTACTTTTGACTATGATAACTTATTTGGCGAAGGTAAAGTAACTAAAGCTGATATCGAAGCTTTTGGTGAAAAATTAAAAGAAGCTCATAAAGCAATGAATGTAATGCGTGAAACTGGCGTAATCAAAGGTCATTTATCCAAAGATGGTGAACCTGAAAAAGTATTATTTAGCCAGTGCCCATATATTCAAGAAGGACCTTTGAATTCTCCTGAATCTATGAAACGTCTTCAAGATTTACGTGAATCTGTAAGAAATCGTGTAGATGCAGTTGTTTCTTTAGGTATCGGTGGTTCTTATCTTGGTAACAAAGTGTTATTCGATATTCAATGTGGTGAATTCTGGAATAGCAAATCCACTGAAGAAAGAAATGGTTATCCAAAATTCTATTTCAGCGGTAACAATATTGACCCACGTCGTACAAAAGATTTAATTGATAATCTTGAAGATTGCGCAGAAATTACAAAAACTCATTACAAACGCAACTATAAAGTAATGCTCATCGTAATTTCTAAATCTGGTGGAACACTCGACACTATGTCTAACTTCATGGTAGTTTATGATGCATTGAAGAAAAATCCACAGATTGAAGTAGAAGTTGTAGCAGTAACTGATCCTAACCTTGAAAAACCAACATTATTAAAACAGATGGCTATTGACCATAACTGGCCACAATTCTCTGTACCAGACGGAGTTGGCGGACGTTTCACTGTATTTACAGATGTAGGTCTTACAACAGCTGCTTGCATTGGCTTTGATATTGATGAATTCTTACGCGGTGCAAGAGATATGGACGAAGCTTGTAAATCTGACAATGTTTGGGAAAACCCAGCAATGTTAAATGCTGCTTTAAAATACATTGCTTCTGAAAAATATGGTCGTCATATTGAAGTTATGATGCCATATGGCGATTATCTTGAATCCTTATCCATGTGGTACATTCAGTTATTAGCTGAATCCTTAGGAAAACAGTTCGACAAAGAAGGCAATGAAGTATGCTATGGTCGTACTCCAGTTGTTGCTCTTGGTACACGTGATATGCACTCTCAGACTCAACAACATCAAGAAGGTATGCTTGATAAAGTTGTTCAGTTCATTCGTGTGGAAAAATGGGAAAATGATTTAGTAATTCCTAACGTATTCCCAGAAGTTAAAAAACTTGCTGATATCTCTGGCGTAACAATGGGTGACGCTTTAGAAGTTGCTCGTCAGTCCAATGCTGATGCTCTTGCTTCTAACAAACGTTTCAATGCATTATTTAGCTTACCTGAAATGAATGCTTATCATTTAGGTGAACTCTTATACATGCTTGCTATGTCCGTTGCTTACGAAGGTGAATTTGCAAATGTTGACGCATTTGACCAACCAGGTGTAGAAGCTTACAAACGCATAATGGGACCTAAACTTCAAGAATTAAAAGCTAAACAATAA